In a genomic window of Melitaea cinxia chromosome 27, ilMelCinx1.1, whole genome shotgun sequence:
- the LOC123666776 gene encoding glycerophosphodiester phosphodiesterase 1: MFYYISMFVYSGICYVISFLFTFVSMLRTVLPFGLDVGLLGVAAYYLTMLKKPDKFNVENIFGPEPSSKDGTVYPEKVVKCIAHRGAGFDAPENTLEAFKYCAERDCNFVELDVRTSKDGQLVLLHDQGLERLTGTNITNVKSVDWDTIKNIDIGATHPNRHQFKEVHLCRLEDALDYLLSKNCRMIIDVKGEDKQVINGILNTFSSRPLLYKFAAVTTFNPLILYQIRKKDPQIVGAISYRPYCFSAQDYDAENGPSNPRCVSSVG, from the exons atgttttattatatatccaTGTTTGTATACAGCGGTATATGTTACGTTATATCATTTCTATTTACGTTTGTATCGATGTTACGAACAGTTCTGCCGTTTGGGCTCGATGTGGGACTGTTAGGAGTCGCTGCGTATTATCTGACGATGTTGAAGAAGCCCGATAAGTTTAATGTTGAGAATATATTCGGACCGGAGCCCTCGTCTAAGGATGGAACCGTATATCCAGAAAAAGTGGTGAAATGTATTGCTCATCGTGGAGCCGGTTTCGATGCGCCTGAAAATACTTTAGAGGCGTTCAAATAT TGTGCCGAAAGAGActgtaattttgtcgaattggACGTGAGGACGTCAAAGGATGGTCAGCTAGTGTTGTTACATGACCAAGGCTTGGAGAGGCTTACGGGGACGAACATTACTAATGTAAAGTCGGTGGACTGGGATACCATAAAGAATATAGATATTGGTGCTACACATCCTAATCG GCATCAATTCAAAGAAGTGCACTTGTGTCGTCTAGAAGACGCCTTGGACTATCTTCTGTCTAAGAACTGTCGAATGATCATCGATGTGAAGGGGGAAGACAAACAG GTTATAAATGGAATTCTAAACACATTTTCAAGCCGTCCATTGCTCTACAAGTTTGCAGCTGTGACAACATTCAACCCTCTGATACTATATCAg ATCCGCAAGAAAGATCCACAAATCGTAGGCGCCATCAGCTATCGTCCGTACTGTTTTAGTGCACAGGACTACGACGCTGAGAATGGACCCAGTAATCCTAG